One Primulina eburnea isolate SZY01 chromosome 4, ASM2296580v1, whole genome shotgun sequence genomic window, TAAATTTCCCAAGGTTTACGGAGTTTGTGTTGTTCAATACCAATGCGATTCCACGATTTAAACAGAATGCTTGTAATTTTATGTTGTACAGAGAGAGCAAAAATGCATCACACTTGAAGCAAGATCAGTTATGCAACATATCTCCCACATAGTTCCGCCCTGTAATTGACAAACAGATTCTCCAGGGAGTAAAAACTTTACCTCTAATTGCTCCTGAAGCCGCTTTTGAACCTCCATTTGCAGCTTGAGTGCTTCAGTTATTTGCAtcccactacaagaaaaacacaCACTCTAGCTGATATCAAATAGATCATTTAGTAGTAAGATGGTACCATATTTCTTATTGGGGTGGTCATATAATCCATGGAAAGAGAATCAGAAGCAATACATTACACATGAACAAGCAGAACGGAAAAAGGGATGTTACTCAAATAATTGCTCACTAATTAGATTCAGAAGTTGTAGAACAGTCATGCACATCCATAAAATGATCCAAAGTAAAATTTGAAACAAAATGAGGGAGAAGATTCAACTTACGACGAACCATCCAAGCTGGAAAGCATGTCCCCTTCTTTCTTTTCAAGCTTTTTCCCTTgaaacataaatcatgaatatatatatatatatatatgagttagCCGATCAGAAAGGAGAATATACTGTAAAACCACATTAGTAAATGATGACTGACCAGATAAAAAATACAAGATGACAACATACCATCAGATGAAGAATCTGGAAGATATTTGGCAAGCCGATATTTCTGTTTGCAACAGCGAAATTAGCGAAAGATGCCTAGCAGCAGGATACACAGATAACACACTGCAGCGAATTTGACAATATGTATACCTGTAAGTGGCTCTTTACATGGTAAATTGTCAGACCTTGAACTCCCATAACTCTAAGAACACCTTTtggagtagcccctgaatcaaGGAAATTGAAAGTATCAGGGACTATTATTTTAATGCCTGGGTGAATGATGATTGCAGCAGATATTGCTCAATTAAAAGGCACAAAATAAAGCCCTTGGGGATAATATTGCAAAATACTTGGATAAAAATAATGTCAATTCAAAATGTTGCCCAACACTTGGCAAGAGTATGAGGAGAACTGGGAAACCAAGCAAAAGTAATTTCATCAAACAACACAGTGAGGGGAAATGAGAATGCTGACATGATCATCTAAATAGAGTGAGAACCAAAACCTAGTGATGGATTGTTACTTGCACATTAGATCCAACATAAGTTCCTTCGACTATTCAAAGTGACAACATACACCATTCTTCTATCTTTCGATCTTAACAGAGATGCACTATGCATCTCCTGATGGACTATGATAGAAACACCAAAGAAGAACACATTCTCTAAACAAAAAACACAAGCTCTCTTGTACATATATAAACCTTTTTCTTGTATGCACTTTCTAGGCCTGTGCTTTCATTCCATTCAATGggtttttcttgtttatttatcaGGGTATTCTtgcaaactccctcacatgAACATGTACATATTTGGGGGAGGGGGTTGTTCATGTTAGAAGATCGAAGATAAAAAACTCACGATCTGGACCACCAAGTTGGGCTACAGCATCAACAAATCGATCGTGAAGCTCGTGTGTCCAACGAAGCCGCTGCTTAGATGCGAGACTTGCATTGTTACCTCCACTAATACAATCCATTGCGCTTGAATCACAGTCTAATGATTGGCTTCGGACAACTGCATTATTGTGAACTAGGCTTGAGCTAGGAACACCTTTGTGTTGATGCATATTTCATCGATCTACGGCAGGCAACAAATATCACAAACATCAATGCTATCAGGCCCAACATTGCTAGAATAAAGAAACATATTCATGATCCTGAATGATTAGGTAAAATGCTAAGCAACATAACAACGACTAGTGTATAGCACGAATCAAGACTTATTTGGTTATAAACTTTAAGCATTTTTCTAATCCATTAACTCCCCCCTTTTCAGGGACAATTGACAATAAAGGACACAGGATTGATAAACATTGTACTCATCCACTTACTTCATTTCTTCCACGTGACGGATGACCTAGTGTGGGGGGTATAGGGTGTAAAAATGAGCATTAGATTTCCGCAATAACATATTATGAACAGTTTAGTTAAGATATCCTTAGACCTTATGCGTTTTTCTAATCCATTTAGTTAAATTTTCTTCCACACAAGGGTGGACCAATGGTGGGGGACATACGACAGGGCAACAACATGCACTAGATTTCCCTCAAGCGATAAATTTAGAAAGCTGGTTATCATTCAATACATGTACCCAATTAAACAAACTTTTATTCTTGTAGCATCACTTCGCTGCAGTCGTAAATACCATGTTTgactttaatttaattaaaagttacaGATCTCACACTGCAATCATTGTTATGATGAAAAGGCGACTACATATGTATTTACGAAGCAATGGCATACAATTAAATCTTCACAATCACAACAACAATGATAGACTTTGAAAGAATCTAAGTGAAACTTAGATGAACACAAAATTCCAACAGGTAGTAAAACACAAAGAGACCAACCTCCATATGAGGAAGAACAACTTGGGGGAAATTGCTCATCTAGTTCTAACTTCTAGCATAAATACATCCAACAGCAAGAAATAGTGTGTAGGAACATCATTCGAATAATCTGGTATAGTGTGCATTGATGAACATCATTCGAATCATCTGGTTCTACTTCTAAACAGAAATACATCCAACAGCAAGAAATAGCGTGTATGAACATCATTCGAATTATTTCATGCCATAATAACGCGGCCCTCCTGACATAAGATCAAATTAAGAAGAAAACCCAAAGTTCATGGAATGCAACAGGGAGCAAGTTCCGCTATATATGTAAAAGGcaaaaaaacacaaaattttAAGCGTCCTTAAGACAATTAGCCTCATACATAGCCCGATACCTCCCATTTCAGTTCTCAATCGGATCAGAAGCTCCAACATGAAACGCCCAACTGAAATAGTTGACCAAACTCCAAAACCAAGGGAACATAGAGTTGAAGAAAGTGATGGGTAATGCAAACTCAAACGATAGGAAGAGTAACACAAATAAAAACGAGAAATGACAAGAAACTTCTATACCCAGATCCCCTTATCCTCGGACCCTTTGAAATGCTTTCAGAAACAGCAGATTCGAGCTACACAGCTAAATTCACTGCAGGTTCTGCAACCCAAATTCCTTCCAGAACACGTAAAAGGAACAGTAACAGAACTAAACTTAATTATAGGATAATTCAACTTTCCTGGGAGggtatataataataatatcgaaATAATTGAATCGAGCTAAAACGAGAGCGATTCGATTCTCCGAAATTtggaataaaaaattatttcaaaatttatatgagGAAGTTTGTAGTGGTGACAGAATCTTTTGCCTCAAATTATCTATGAATTGAATCAACGGTTAAGATTGTACTTGGAGTTATATGATGGAAGTTAACTGTATCAACCTTGAACATGGCATTGTTATTTGGCTCATTTTAATAGATATTTTTgctacataaattttttttatgtgttaaatatatatatatatatataacacatAAAAAAAATGTATGTGGCAAAAAATATCTATTAAAatgagcatatatatatatatatatatatatatatatatatatatagacacacacgcTAGTAATAAGATACACATGTTGTCTGTATAAAAAATTACGAAATTAATgtgtaaaaaatatttaaatttatttgagaCGTTAATATGTGTTAGGTCCTTCAGTCATATAAAATATGAGGACTCTCGACCAACCAAAATGAGCGGCCTACCTTCCTAATGGTGCGTCGCGAGTCGCAACGGATTGTAAGTCCAACTATCCCAACTCgacaaattaaatataaaattagttaGGTTTGTCTCGTAACCTAAAATAAATGGATTGAATTGAGTTGATAATTTCTAAACTCACCAAAAACATGTTGACTCACCCCGTTTAATGGTGTATTAGAGCGGGTTGCAGGGTGTTTGTGTTTTGTGTCGAAAAGAGTAAATGAGTTAATAAGATATTTATgggaaaaaattcaaaaaataagGTTCTTACATGCATATTCTTAATATTTAAAATCGATTTGGATATAGATATTAAATAGTTTCAATTGTTAGAGAAATTTAAGAAAGTTAAGATATATTCCAGATGacaaatttgtgtgagacggtctcacaggtcgtattttgtgagacggatatcttatttgggtcatctatgaaaaagtattattttttatgcaaagagtattattttttattgtgatatcgatatgattgacccgtctcacatataaagattcacaaaaccatctcacaagatatactcatttcagatttgttatttagagtcTAACATTAATATATagcaatatatataattatatataaacaaatgaaaaaataatgatttgcaGAACACGTTATCATTAAACATGTTCAAAAGAGTATTTACAATCTTTAACATTACGCAAGTTTTCACttttcatttaaaaattatctaaatgaCCTatttcaaaaaaacaaaaaaggaaaaacattatttaaattacGCAGCAGCCACGACAATCATAGAAATATTTATTGATGATACTATTCTAATGTTTACATGAATTTTACAAATTTATCTTTCTCGACTTTTTGATCTTGTagaattttttatatcaaatataTTATCATAAGTATCTTTTTCGacacattaaaaaataaaaattataatagtTCGGtgcttaaaatattaataaaataaatcaacttAATTTTCTACTTTTTCGTCTCAAAGTTTAGCTCAATCGTTAGATATTGCCCCCACGAATGAGGAATACTTAACCAATAACAATTATCCATATATCTACTATTAATTAGGTGCGATAGGTACTTGACCAGTCTTTTTATAGTGTTTTCTTTATTCCCAAAATTACTCTACACATTTGGCTCTATTATATAATTTGTTATTATATattgaatatattttaaatgattatattttatatattatattatttatttatttatttatttattataataaaatacgCTTAAATGTTTATATTTCATGATTATATAAAAACAGTATTCTTTATAAATATAATGtcatatttaattttgtaaatCTCATAATTaagcaaaattttaaaaacaaaatatgTAAGATACATAATATCCAtgtattatataatttatattacaCAAAATGTGTCGCTAGTACACTATTAAGAAAGAGGCTTTACTATATCAAGATCCGTGAaatatctttttattttttttaataaaaacttatGGAAATAatctaaataataaattattttaaattctttatttaTCTAATATAATCTTATGTGATTCATGTAATTTATCTTCTTTTATGAGTTCTCTCTCACTTAATTTTATCCTTAAGACTGTGTTTGGTTGGCCGGATTAGGTAGGATTCATTATTCTATCATACTTTATCTTGCGTTTGGTACGATTTTTAGTTAACCAACTCAATCCTTCCGATAAGTGATTAGGTGGTATTACGTGTGATTAAATAATACCTCTTTCCTCTGTAGGATTATTAATCCTTCGTCTATCCCTACTCTCTTTCCAATTGTACCTTTCTTCCTTCACCGCTATTGAAAAGCCGCCGCCGCCACATTCGCCGGACCGCCGCCGCCCTCGCCGGACCGCCGTCGGACCACCGCCGCTGCCGGAACGCCGCCCACCGCCGGACCGCCGTCGAACAGTCGAACCGCCGAACCACCACCGGCAGATCTGCCGTCGCCGTCGTCGGACCGCCGGATTGCGGTGTCGGAGTGGAAGAAAAAAATAGGAAGGGCATTtttgtcttttcatcaaaaatttcaaaattatcctataCTTAAAAATTTTACCAAACATACTATCATATATTACATCTCTACgacaatcattttttttatcatttacatactaatcattagtttattttatcatGCAACCAAACGCAACTTAAGTTGTATTAATTTCATCTCACATATTGTCCCATATATATCTACACAAAAATTCATATGAGACGATTTTATTAGTcaattttatgaaaaaaatattttgtttgaaccATCAATTAagaaaaaggcaaaaacttgtgtgagacggtcttatgggtcgtattttgtgaaaagaatctcttatttgggtcttcaatgaaaaatcattattttttatgttaaaaatattactttttattgtgaatatcgatagggttgacccgtctcacagataaaaattcgtgaaactatctcacaagagacatgctctaaaaaaaattatttcattgCATCTTCAATTTTACAATCTAAAAGTAACGTGTTTGTGAAGaagtatttataattatatttatattttattattattattattatgtccAAAATGAAAGAGCTTCATGGGACTGGTGTTGGTGGACCATTAGTTTTGGACAGCTGTATACAATTAAATCTCCCAGCGGTCAGCTGGGTTGAGGGCTGCCCGCTGTCCGGATGATGCCACAATGGATAGAAGATGACAAAGAATTGGACGTTGACCGGCCACGGAATCTTCTACAGTATATTCCTGCAGGTGCCCGTTGTGAACACTGGTTTATTTTGGACCTCGTGGACACCACTTTGTTTTTAATGTTAATTAATTGTTAATGCGATCGTCACATTGTGTCATACAACGTGATTTATTTTCTATGTTTCTTTACATCGGACTAAGTTGATATTTTCCATAGGATATACATACATCGCTTGACTTATGTGATGAAAAACGAAAGCTTATGAATGTGTAATGCgaatgatttaaaatatatatagatataaaaAAATTCGTAGTGTGGTTATTTAtcatataatatttgattttattgatTGTTAGTAGAACAATTTATACTTATCGTATTGATCGCACCAAATAATTATActattttaatttgaaaaatcgATAACTTTCAtcttatttcaaataaaaatattaatttggaTTGGGTCGGGTTAGACATCATGGACACACGTGAAATaacaattatgttatatataaACCTATGGATCTTACACAATGAGTTGAGACTCAACTACTCATTATCCAAATAGTAATTTCGACCGACGTGGTAAGAAACACATGCTACGACGTGATTCTTCATCTTTCGAAGCATATTTCAGAAAAATAACACATCATACAGatcttatttcaaatatatctcTACACTTAGCTCGAGATCATTAATCACATAGCTAATCAGAATTGCACGAGTAGTGTGATCTTTATTTTTCTATGATTGGTAAGCTTCTTGATCTTTCTTCACTGAGCAATATTACCCATACCAAGGTCTTTCATGATTTACCATGGTTTTTCATGATTTGGTCGATATTCTCTAAAACATTTTGTTCATTAAGCATGTACCAAATATTACGGAGTCAAGCATCATAGTTGTCACAATTCAGTTTATCACATTTGTTAAAGTAAAAAAAGATAGACTTTAATGTCATGATCGGAATAATTTTAGAAGTAATAACACATGTTAATGCTCATTAAATGTACATATTAATTTTGTACTTAAAATCAACATATATGATAATTCAACATGAGATATGGAAATTTTCATATATCATAACAATCACTTATTCTCAATATTATTGACAAATTTCCTTTACATTAAACTCTTATTTCTGAATCGCATTacgtttgaaaaaaaaaaacgataTATCTAATTATAGTATATatctttttgttttatttcaagccttttttttaaaatagcaTCATGGCTACATGGAAAGTCGAGCACCAAAAAAAATCTAGATTCGATCAAAAAAATCGGAACATCCTTGCTCAATCTTCGAACATGCATGGCAGGCCAAAACTCATTATattcattttcttctaaattttgttttttaaaaaagaattaaCCCGTGAACCGTCTTTGGGAAAAAAGGCTACTATCCACAGCTTGGGGAAAAATACGTGTTGAAATTGAAAACATTGTCGTAATGCTTCACGTATCGTGTCTCCCCCATcttcctttttttcttttttaatttattttattaaagcaAATCATAAATTTCATCCGAAAATTTGAATACGATTCTTTGTGTGTAAAAGAATATGATTCATTTTCTTATTTGTTTTCGTTCATCTGTATTGCAACACGCAATACTTTTCCACAAAAAAGAAACATCTCAAATGAACATGCACTTTCAGAATTCATGTTAAAAGAAATCTACTTTCGATTAACAGAAACAATATCTTTTTTCATTCCGTTGAAGTTTACcgaaatgcaaaaaaaaaaaaaaagtcaggATATCAACTAACACATTACTCTGATATCAATGACGAAAACTtaactcaaatatcatatataaatcGAATAAAAACATGATTCGATTTAATATCTTTTGTAGTTGATTTACTGACATTTCTTACAGTGATATTAATGTTTTACCGCAGTCCGACACCAATAACGAATGGGAAAGATCCgtttgcataatccaaatgctTAAACAAATGTGCGATATATTTTGTTTGCAATGGAGAAAGGATGTCTACACTTTTCTCACTTCTGAAAGATGCATTgatagaaaaaatattttttttatgtgttGTGGAAGTTGGTAGAAAATAATCTCTCCCTCCAACAACTCAAATTCAAATA contains:
- the LOC140828993 gene encoding myb family transcription factor PHL7-like, with product MHQHKGVPSSSLVHNNAVVRSQSLDCDSSAMDCISGGNNASLASKQRLRWTHELHDRFVDAVAQLGGPDRATPKGVLRVMGVQGLTIYHVKSHLQKYRLAKYLPDSSSDGKKLEKKEGDMLSSLDGSSGMQITEALKLQMEVQKRLQEQLEVQRQLQLRIEAQGKYLKKIIEEQQRISGVILEVPGFADNDPESDSKTDPTTPGPTCESPSPEKPAKEHGTAKSVSRDEPFSHHEPLTPDSGCQLTSPVECPGERPRRNL